In one window of Romboutsia hominis DNA:
- a CDS encoding NCS2 family permease, translated as MIAQKQQSKASLSFLDKIFKYTERGSNAKTEVIGGVTTFLTMAYIVFVNPAILSDAGMDKSALITVTILATAIGTLIFAFLGNAPFALAPGMGLNAFFTYSLVIGEGVHWTQALGVVFISGTIFLILAITGVRKYIADAIPKELSIASAAGIGLFLSFVGLKGMGVIVGNPDTLVALADFTPTVLIALFGLVLMGIFEVKKVKGGILISIIVTTVLSIVLGYVELPTSIISAPPSIAPVAFKLDILGALKFSLIGPIFSFMFIDMFDSLAFLISCCKQMGLEDKDGNIKGLSRMLYADVTSTLIGSMLGTSTVTTFGESAAGIAAGARTGLASVVTASLFLVTLLFTPLLGVVPSYAASPALVMVGVFMFSSIRQVDFNDSKIAVSAFVTVLLMPLTYSISIGLCFGFISYIIMHVVSKETEKISVTLWIIGALSVLNLMLS; from the coding sequence ATGATAGCACAAAAACAACAAAGTAAGGCATCTTTATCTTTTTTAGATAAAATATTTAAATACACTGAACGTGGATCAAATGCAAAAACTGAAGTAATAGGTGGAGTTACAACATTTTTAACTATGGCCTACATAGTATTTGTAAATCCTGCAATATTATCTGATGCAGGGATGGATAAATCAGCACTTATAACTGTAACAATACTTGCTACTGCTATTGGAACATTAATATTTGCATTTTTAGGTAATGCACCTTTTGCACTTGCACCAGGTATGGGGCTTAATGCATTTTTCACATATTCACTTGTTATTGGAGAAGGGGTTCACTGGACACAAGCTCTAGGAGTTGTATTTATATCTGGAACGATATTTTTAATTTTAGCAATAACTGGAGTTAGAAAATATATTGCAGATGCAATACCAAAAGAACTTAGCATAGCATCAGCTGCAGGTATTGGATTGTTTTTATCATTTGTAGGACTTAAAGGTATGGGAGTAATAGTTGGTAATCCTGATACATTAGTTGCTTTAGCTGATTTTACACCAACAGTTTTAATAGCTTTATTTGGACTTGTTTTAATGGGAATATTTGAAGTTAAAAAAGTTAAAGGTGGAATTTTAATAAGTATTATTGTAACAACTGTTTTATCTATAGTATTAGGATATGTAGAACTTCCTACATCTATAATTTCAGCTCCTCCAAGTATAGCACCAGTTGCTTTTAAGCTTGATATATTAGGAGCACTTAAATTTTCATTAATAGGACCAATATTTTCATTTATGTTTATAGATATGTTTGATTCTTTAGCGTTTTTAATAAGTTGTTGTAAGCAAATGGGACTTGAAGATAAGGATGGAAACATAAAAGGTTTATCAAGAATGTTATATGCAGATGTTACTTCTACTTTAATAGGTTCTATGCTTGGAACAAGTACTGTTACTACTTTTGGAGAATCAGCAGCAGGAATAGCAGCTGGTGCTAGAACAGGTCTTGCATCAGTAGTTACAGCTTCATTATTTTTAGTAACATTATTATTTACACCACTTTTAGGTGTAGTACCATCTTATGCTGCATCTCCAGCACTTGTAATGGTAGGGGTATTTATGTTTTCAAGTATTAGACAAGTTGACTTTAATGATAGCAAGATTGCTGTTAGTGCATTTGTTACAGTTTTATTAATGCCACTTACTTATAGCATTAGTATAGGTTTATGTTTTGGATTTATTTCATACATTATAATGCATGTTGTTTCTAAGGAAACTGAAAAGATTAGTGTAACTCTTTGGATAATAGGAGCATTATCTGTATTAAATTTAATGCTTAGTTAA
- a CDS encoding metal-dependent hydrolase codes for MNGTTHKCGGVALATLTVVALGGFKNISIEQGVMLVTGASFGALLPDIDHKGSEVGKKLKPISKFVAKHTEHRGFTHTLVAALIVAILSFGGIYILKNFYTKDITSRVAIGIISGFLIWIALDTALNSMRPKFVHNKKIKKLLDLEYPSLIVLMVLCTIFSNMIYNSLDIFAWGVTVGYISHLLLDMLNPTGVPILYPYSKHRISVANIKTGKHEGIVSAICNIITIFCLIILFT; via the coding sequence ATGAATGGAACAACACATAAGTGTGGTGGAGTAGCGCTAGCAACTCTTACAGTGGTAGCACTAGGGGGATTTAAAAATATATCAATAGAACAAGGTGTAATGTTAGTTACAGGAGCATCTTTTGGAGCATTACTACCAGATATAGACCACAAAGGTAGTGAAGTAGGTAAAAAACTAAAGCCAATATCTAAATTTGTAGCAAAGCATACAGAACACAGAGGATTTACACATACCTTAGTAGCAGCACTTATAGTAGCTATACTTTCCTTTGGTGGCATATATATACTTAAAAATTTCTACACTAAAGACATAACATCAAGAGTAGCAATAGGAATAATTAGTGGATTTTTAATATGGATAGCATTAGATACAGCACTAAACTCAATGAGACCTAAATTTGTACATAACAAAAAAATAAAAAAGCTATTAGATTTAGAATATCCATCTTTAATAGTGTTAATGGTTTTATGTACAATATTTTCTAATATGATTTATAATAGTTTAGATATATTTGCTTGGGGAGTGACTGTTGGATATATTAGCCATCTTCTTTTAGATATGCTAAACCCAACAGGTGTACCAATACTTTACCCATACAGTAAACATAGAATAAGTGTGGCAAATATTAAAACTGGTAAGCACGAAGGTATAGTAAGTGCAATTTGTAATATTATAACAATATTTTGTTTAATTATATTGTTTACTTAA